One genomic window of Carassius auratus strain Wakin chromosome 14, ASM336829v1, whole genome shotgun sequence includes the following:
- the srp72 gene encoding signal recognition particle subunit SRP72, giving the protein MASASGPVSALWTEINRCGQNGDFVRALKAVNKILHENKDDVTALRCKIVCLIQNGGFKEALNVMNTHTKSLTSDMIGFEKAYCEYRLNRVDHALKTIQGIPEQTDKIKELYGQVLYRLERYDECLAVYKDMIRNTQDDYEEERKTNLSAVLAAQSTWENTSAEDLGLPESSYELCYNAACCLIGQGQLTQAMQKLQKAEELCRKSLAEDSDVTEEDVEAELAIIHSQMAYVMQLQGRTEDALQLYNQVIKLKPTDVGLLAVTANNIITINKDQNVFDSKKKVKLTSAEGVEHKLAKKQLQAIEINKALLAMYTNQADQCNKMLASLQTQNPGHPRPVLIKVAQLCREKQHNKAIELLQRFSDQHPESASGIKLTMAQLYVTQGHVTKACDILKSIDEMKYKPGMLSALVTMYTHEEDIDSAIDVFTQAIQYYQSEQPGSAIHLSLVREAANYKLKHGRKKEATSDLEQLWKQNTNDVHTLAQLISAYSLVDQDKAKALSKHLPSPDTMSFNVDVDELENSHGATYIRKKAAKVVGESQPKEQGPGDVKKKKKKKKGKLPKNYDPKSTPDPERWLPMRERSYYRGKKKGKKKEQVGRGTQGATSGACAELDASKVASSPPTSPRPGSGTGTATSTALPPRQQKPAAAGATRKKAPQKKKGGKGGW; this is encoded by the exons ATGGCGAGCGCATCGGGCCCCGTTTCTGCTCTCTGGACCGAGATTAACCGCTGCGGACAGAACGGCGACTTTGTTAGAGCCCTGAAAGCTGTCAACAAAA ttcttcatgaaaataaagatgaTGTGACTGCCCTGCGATGTAAAATCGTCTGTCTGATCCAGAATGGAGGTTTTAAAGAAGCCCTGAATGTCATGAACACTCACACTAAATCCCTGACCAG TGACATGATCGGGTTCGAGAAGGCCTACTGTGAATACCGTCTGAACAGGGTGGACCACGCTTTGAAAACTATCCAGGGGATCCCAGAGCAGACAGACAAAATCAAGGAGCTCTACGGCCAAGTG TTGTACAGACTGGAGCGGTATGACGAGTGTCTGGCCGTTTATAAAGACATGATCAGAAACACTCAGGACGATTATGAAGAGGAGAGGAAGACGAATCTGTCGGCTGTATTAGCGGCTCAGAGCACCTGGGAGAACACGTCTGCG GAGGATCTGGGTTTACCGGAGAGCTCATATGAGCTGTGCTACAACGCTGCCTGCTGCCTGATTGGTCAAGGGCAGCTCACCCAGGCCATGCAGAAACTGCAGAAGGctgaag AGTTGTGTAGGAAGTCTTTGGCTGAGGATTCT GATGTGACGGAGGAGGATGTTGAAGCTGAACTGGCCATCATTCACTCTCAGATGGCTTATGTGATGCAGCTACAGGGCAGAACCGAAGACGCCCTTCAACTCTACAATCAAGTCATTAAACTCAA GCCGACTGATGTTGGTCTGCTGGCTGTGACTGCCAATAACATCATCACCATTAACAAG GACCAAAACGTGTTTGACTCTAAGAAGAAGGTGAAACTGACCAGTGCTGAAGGGGTTGAGCACAAACTGGCCAAAAAACAGCTGCAGGCCATTGAGATCAACAAAGCCCTGTTGGCTATGTACACTAACCAG GCCGATCAGTGCAATAAGATGTTGGCAAGCTTGCAGACCCAGAATCCAGGGCACCCAAGACCGGTTCTGATCAAGGTGGCTCAGCTATGCCGAGAAAAACAGCATAACAAAGCCATAGAGCTCTTACAG CGGTTCTCGGATCAACACCCTGAAAGCGCTTCTGGAATCAAACTCACCATGGCACAGCTGTATGTGACGCAAG GTCATGTGACCAAAGCCTGTGACATCCTGAAGTCCATAGACGAGATGAAGTATAAACCAGGAATG CTTTCTGCCCTGGTCACGATGTACACGCATGAAGAGGACATTGACAGTGCGATTGACGTCTTCACTCAAGCGATCCAGTACTATCAGTCAGAGCAG CCGGGGTCTGCGATCCACCTCTCTCTGGTGCGGGAGGCTGCCAACTACAAGCTGAAACACGGCCGGAAGAAAGAGGCCACCAGTGATCTGGAGCAGCTGTGGAAACAAAACACGAATGACGTCCACACGCTGGCCCAGCTCATCTCTGCATACTCACTCGTGGATCAAGACAAGGCCAAAGC TCTGAGTAAGCATCTGCCTTCCCCGGACACCATGTCCTTCAATGTGGACGTTGATGAACTGGAGAACTCGCACGGAGCCACGTATATCAGGAAGAAAGCTGCTAAAGTCGTGGGCGAAAGCCAGCCTAAAGAACAGGG tccaggggatgttaaaaagaagaagaaaaagaagaaag GTAAACTGCCCAAGAACTACGACCCCAAATCGACCCCTGACCCGGAGCGCTGGCTGCCGATGCGAGAGCGGTCGTACTACCGTGGCAAGAAGAAGGGCAAGAAGAAGGAGCAGGTCGGCCGCGGCACACAGGGAGCGACATCTGGAGCATGTGCCGAGCT TGACGCCAGTAAAGTAGCCAGCAGTCCGCCCACCTCCCCTCGTCCCGGCTCAGGAACAGGCACCGCCACGAGCACCGCGCTTCCCCCGCGACAACAGAAACCTGCTGCGGCCGGAGCCACTCGCAAGAAGGCTCCGCAGAAGAAGAAAGGAGGGAAGGGAGGATGGTAG